Proteins co-encoded in one Salvia splendens isolate huo1 chromosome 4, SspV2, whole genome shotgun sequence genomic window:
- the LOC121797857 gene encoding nuclear transcription factor Y subunit A-2-like isoform X2 — MTWHTIFFKDGSSQYPMNGAAQSAVPRWSGFGCQTPPPSVYGEGFIPSKAASLELSNCQFGDHGKLNTTHFTLFPGECENGKTRRQVDYLELGFGQPVICATKYPYPADECYNGPVAGRMMLALNGGPILVNAKQYNAIMRRRKKRAHALNLNMRKPYLHLSRHLHAKRRPRGNGGRFLNTKSSGRSPGSDVSSDHEVGNAAAALHLFQAFHLKV, encoded by the exons ATGACTTGGCACACTATATTCTTCAAAGATGGGAGTTCTCAATATCCCATGAATGGGGCGGCGCAGTCCGCCGTGCCCCGGTGGAGTGGATTCGGATGTCAGACGCCGCCACCATCCGTTTATGGTGAAGGGTTTATCCCATCAAAGGCCGCCTCTCTAGAACTTTCCAACTGCCAATTTGGTGATCATGGCAAACTCAACACCActcacttcactctttttcctG GTGAGTGTGAAAATGGGAAAACTCGAAGGCAGGTGGATTATCTAGAGCTTGGATTTGGACAGCCAGTG ATTTGTGCTACCAAATATCCATATCCAGCTGATGAATGCTATAATGGGCCTGTTGCG GGGCGAATGATGCTGGCCCTTAACGGAGGCCCAATCTTGGTGAACGCAAAGCAGTACAACGCAATCATGAGGCGCAGGAAGAAGCGTGCCCACGCTCTCAACCTCAACATGCGTAAG CCGTATTTGCACCTTTCGCGCCACCTCCATGCGAAGCGGCGGCCGAGGGGCAATGGCGGCCGCTTCCTCAACACCAAGAGCTCGGGCAGGAGCCCCGGGTCGGATGTGAGCAGCGATCACGAGGTGGGAAACGCTGCGGCGGCGCTGCACCTCTTTCAGGCCTTCCACCTCA
- the LOC121797857 gene encoding nuclear transcription factor Y subunit A-2-like isoform X1, whose protein sequence is MTWHTIFFKDGSSQYPMNGAAQSAVPRWSGFGCQTPPPSVYGEGFIPSKAASLELSNCQFGDHGKLNTTHFTLFPGECENGKTRRQVDYLELGFGQPVICATKYPYPADECYNGPVAGRMMLALNGGPILVNAKQYNAIMRRRKKRAHALNLNMRKVQPYLHLSRHLHAKRRPRGNGGRFLNTKSSGRSPGSDVSSDHEVGNAAAALHLFQAFHLKV, encoded by the exons ATGACTTGGCACACTATATTCTTCAAAGATGGGAGTTCTCAATATCCCATGAATGGGGCGGCGCAGTCCGCCGTGCCCCGGTGGAGTGGATTCGGATGTCAGACGCCGCCACCATCCGTTTATGGTGAAGGGTTTATCCCATCAAAGGCCGCCTCTCTAGAACTTTCCAACTGCCAATTTGGTGATCATGGCAAACTCAACACCActcacttcactctttttcctG GTGAGTGTGAAAATGGGAAAACTCGAAGGCAGGTGGATTATCTAGAGCTTGGATTTGGACAGCCAGTG ATTTGTGCTACCAAATATCCATATCCAGCTGATGAATGCTATAATGGGCCTGTTGCG GGGCGAATGATGCTGGCCCTTAACGGAGGCCCAATCTTGGTGAACGCAAAGCAGTACAACGCAATCATGAGGCGCAGGAAGAAGCGTGCCCACGCTCTCAACCTCAACATGCGTAAG GTGCAGCCGTATTTGCACCTTTCGCGCCACCTCCATGCGAAGCGGCGGCCGAGGGGCAATGGCGGCCGCTTCCTCAACACCAAGAGCTCGGGCAGGAGCCCCGGGTCGGATGTGAGCAGCGATCACGAGGTGGGAAACGCTGCGGCGGCGCTGCACCTCTTTCAGGCCTTCCACCTCA